The following coding sequences are from one Nilaparvata lugens isolate BPH chromosome 4, ASM1435652v1, whole genome shotgun sequence window:
- the LOC111052466 gene encoding uncharacterized protein LOC111052466, protein MEDSNKIITCAACTRTFTRTYNVKRHFQKVHPNLENPYHSEVKRRCLVMCVMCDSIFHNFRDLDTHFLREHDIALKTEVFNFSSSEEFYEWKKELEDKHNALFTKRSGKKVLAESNNYSLYFNCHRSGIYIEKEQRQRKLKAQGSAKINASCPSRMKAVFEGDGTVNVEYCMTHVGHGNEFRRTNFTQYDRPSTNPESGSKDKVSSKLRSVRERHRKSLSLGVDLVVETNLGSEKAWNVVSPSKRPQIFTVKQASDCECSLSCVTCQVCVHRYSCTCSDATVRLNMCKHIHLVCRYLKNFSDPGGLPEEDAFNNCDSIESNLQIEDDSKIGLTEHVVLKPMEEANEEIITDQVMANNQVERWYQGIFIASSSLYNIY, encoded by the coding sequence ATGGAAGattctaataaaattattacttgTGCTGCTTGTACTAGAACTTTTACAAGAACGTATAATGTCAAGAGACATTTCCAAAAGGTTCATCCAAATTTGGAAAACCCTTATCACAGTGAAGTGAAAAGACGATGTTTAGTAATGTGTGTTATGTGTGattctatttttcataatttccgTGATCTGGATACTCATTTTCTAAGAGAACATGACATTGCTCTAAAAACAGAAGTCTTCAACTTCAGCAGTTCAGAGGAATTTTATGAATGGAAGAAAGAACTCGAAGACAAACATAATGCTCTGTTTACAAAGCGTAGTGGTAAGAAAGTACTTGCTGAGAGTAATAACTATTCTCTATACTTCAACTGTCATAGATCAGggatttatattgaaaaagaacaACGCCAAAGAAAATTAAAAGCCCAAGGCTCAGCTAAAATTAACGCTTCATGCCCTTCAAGAATGAAAGCTGTGTTTGAAGGCGATGGAACTGTCAATGTTGAATATTGTATGACTCATGTTGGCCATGGTAATGAATTTCGACGAACAAATTTCACTCAGTATGATCGTCCATCTACCAATCCTGAATCTGGGTCCAAGGATAAAGTATCATCTAAATTGAGGAGTGTTAGGGAGCGTCATAGAAAATCATTATCATTGGGTGTAGACCTAGTTGTAGAAACTAATCTTGGTTCTGAAAAAGCCTGGAATGTTGTTTCTCCTTCTAAAAGACCCCAAATATTCACAGTTAAACAGGCTTCAGATTGCGAATGCTCACTGAGTTGTGTTACTTGCCAAGTATGTGTACATAGGTACAGTTGCACTTGCAGTGATGCAACGGTCAGATTAAACATGTGTAAGCATATTCATTTAGTATGTCGCTACTTGAAGAATTTCTCAGATCCCGGCGGCTTACCTGAAGAAGACGCCTTCAACAATTGTGACTCGATAGAAAGTAATCTACAAATCGAAGATGATTCTAAAATAGGATTAACAGAGCATGTCGTTTTAAAACCAATGGAAGAAGCTAACGAAGAAATTATTACTGACCAAGTTATGGCCAACAATCAGGTGGAGCGGTGGTATCAGGGCATTTTCATTGCAAGCTCGTcgttatataatatatattaa